The following coding sequences are from one Lolium rigidum isolate FL_2022 chromosome 6, APGP_CSIRO_Lrig_0.1, whole genome shotgun sequence window:
- the LOC124662768 gene encoding NDR1/HIN1-like protein 10 has translation MATHEHKIDHLDQGYDGPTIPHKDPPTQRRIPCVAVPEPYALLCTAFRALTFVLIAVGVVALVLSLVFQLLNLKAYVDSAMFTRFDLGTGGNGTSAQLNYNLTVALSIRNLNPKRAVVYRSLEAVALYAGERFGYMSFPQMRQERKNTMEIRPSFDGQSPVAAAASAASKRDKGEGFFSINVKVYTRVRLNVAIVNSVVYSPDVDCYVTVPNPGNSTAVAQGFAATECHVDDCSLLKNENLGGED, from the coding sequence ATGGCGACTCACGAGCACAAGATCGACCACCTCGACCAAGGCTACGACGGCCCGACCATACCTCACAAAGATCCCCCCACCCAGCGACGCATCCCGTGCGTCGCCGTCCCCGAGCCGTACGCCCTCCTCTGCACCGCCTTCCGCGCGCTCACCTTTGTGCTCATCGCCGTCGGCGTCGTCGCCCTGGTGCTCTCGCTCGTCTTCCAGCTCCTGAACCTCAAGGCTTACGTCGACTCCGCGATGTTCACCCGCTTCGACCTCGGCACCGGCGGCAACGGCACCAGCGCTCAGCTGAACTACAACCTCACCGTCGCCCTGAGCATCCGCAACCTGAACCCGAAGCGCGCCGTGGTGTACCGAAGCCTGGAGGCCGTGGCGCTCTACGCAGGTGAGCGCTTCGGATACATGAGCTTTCCGCAGATGCGGCAGGAGCGGAAGAACACGATGGAGATACGGCCGAGCTTCGACGGCCAGAGCCCCGTCGCTGctgcggcgtcggcggcgtccaAACGGGATAAAGGAGAGGGTTTCTTCAGCATTAACGTCAAGGTCTACACGAGGGTGCGCCTGAATGTGGCCATCGTGAATAGCGTCGTCTACAGTCCGGACGTGGATTGTTATGTTACTGTTCCCAACCCAGGCAACTCGACGGCGGTGGCGCAGGGGTTCGCGGCAACGGAGTGCCATGTCGACGACTGCTCGTTATTGAAAAACGAAAATTTAGGTGGAGAAGATTAG